In the genome of Actinomadura luzonensis, the window TGCGCGCGACGACGACCGGGCGGACCGGGCGTTCCTGACCGTGTCGGACCCGCGGGCAATCCGCAAGCCCGTACCGTGGCCGGGCCCGTCCGCGCCGGGCAAGTCCATCAATCTGCCGCTGCGGATCGCCCTCTACCAGGACGGCGACCACGTCAGATTCCGGTTCGTCGGCTTCCACCTGCAGGTGATGGGCGCGACCGGGTCCGGCAAGAGCATCGGCGGCGCCTGGAACATGTGCGCCGAGATCATGACCAGGCACGACGCGGCCATCTTCTCCATCGACATCTCCAAGGACGACCAGACGATGGGGCCGCTCCGCGAAGGTCTGCACCGCTTCGAGACCAGCAAGGCCGGCGCGGTCGACCTGATCCGCTCCATGCACGCCGCCATCCCCGAGCGCACGAAGTGGCTGGCCGCCCGCGGCTTCACCGACTGGGAGGAGGGGTGCGGCCTCACCTACTGGTACCTGCACATCGAGGAGATCGCCAAGCTGGTCAACGAACTGTCCGCCGAGGACGAGGAGCGCCTGGGCGAGATCCTGAAGGAGATCCGCTCCGCCGGCGGGAGCGTCATCCTGTCGCTGCAGCGTGCCGACTACACGCAGATCCCTACGATCTTCAGGTCGCAGATGGCGAAGATGTGCTTCGGGTTGAAGGACCCCGACGACGTCAAGTTCGGCGTGTCCGCCCGGCAACGCAAGGCCGACGTCGCCCCGCACGAATGGGAGGACCACTACCCCGGGATGGCGCTGCTGGACGCGCGCGGCATCCCGACCACGCATTACGCGATGCCGATGCGCACCTACTCGTGGGGCAGCAACAGCCAGGAGGCGCGCACCGCGATGGCCGCGCACGCCGCCGCTTACCCGGCCGCCGCGAAGAAGGTCGACTCGTTCACGGCGTCGCTGGCCCGGATCGTGTCCGGCCCGGCCCCCGCGCCCGTCCCGGCCGGGACGGAGCACGATGACGGCGAGCAGTTCGCGGCCGACTTCGCCGAGCTGCTCGCCGACGCCGCCCAGCTCATCATCGCCAGCCAGCACGCCACCCCGGCCATGCTGCAGCGCAAGCTCCGCATCGCCTGGGAGGACTGCCTGCGCCTGCTCGAAGCCCTTCAGCGGAAGGGCGTGGTCGGCCCGGCCGGGCAGGACAGCGACGCCCGGCCCGTGCTGGTCGCCGCTGACGACGCCGGCGCGCGCGAGCTGGTTGAGCAGCTGCGCCAAGACGGCGACCCGGTCGCGGCCGTGCTGGCTCGCACGGACGACCCCGAACCGACCATGACGGCCGGGCCGGACGACGTCGTCCAGGAGCCGACCGAGGAGGAGGCGTCCGCCCTGCACGCTGACGGGCCTGAGAAGAAGATGGACCCGGCCGACGCCCGCGCGATGGTGTACGCGTGGCTGCGCCGCCGCTGCGAGGCCGGCAACCCGTCGTTCACCGCCACCGATGATGAGCTGACCGCTGTGCGCCGACGGACCGGGCTCGGCCGCGCATGGGCGTACAAGGTGCTCGACGACCTGGCCGCGCGCGGCGTCCTTCAGGTGTCCAAGGCGGGCAGCTCGAAGACGTTCACGATCGTCGATCTCGGCCCGCTGGATCGCAACGAATGACCGCCCCACCTGCCCGTGACAGTCGTGGTTGTCACGGGCAGGGGTTGGGGTCGGGAGCTACAGGTCAAAGCGTCGTGACAGCCGTGACGGCGGCCCCGTGACATGCCGTGACGCAGTGGTGTGACAACCCCGTGACAAGATCATCGGCGGTTGGTGGTTGCCTCCCACGCGCAGCCGTGCGCGCGAGCGGCGCCCGGGACGCTTCCCCACGCCCGGGCGCCGCGTCGCGAACGCTACCCCCGAATCCCGGCCCCTACGCCAAGCTGGACCACCATCGCATCAGCCACCACCGCATCCGGCGCCGGCCGCACCGTCCCCACCACACGCCAGCCCCACCGCCGATACATGCCGTGCGCCGGCGTGTCCGGCCGGGACAGCAGCGTCGCCCACGGCTCCGTCCGGCCGTCGAGCAGCTCGCCCAGGAGCCGCTTGCCGACACCCAGGCCGCGATGCTCGGGCAGGAGGTCAAGCTCGATCACGGCGAACTTCGGCGCGTCGAGGACTTCGCTCGGCGGCTCCGTCGTCTCGCCGCCCCACCACCGGCCGGCCTCCATCGTCATCCCGAACGCGAACCCCGCCGGCCGCCCGTCGAGCTCGGAGGCGACCAGCTCGAACCCTGGCCGCTCGACCTGCGCCGCGGTGCGCTCGACGAACCGCTCCCGCGAGTAGAGCGGGCCGGCGTTGTACGGCGGCTCCGTCCGGATCGCCAGGTAGATGTCCACGTACGGGTCCGACAGGACCGCGCGGGCGCTCGCGCCGGTCATGTGGTGGAACACGAACCCCACATCAGGTCCTCTCACCCGGGGGCAGCTGCAGGTACTCCTTGTACTCAACAGCAGGCGGCCGGGCCCGATCAACAGCAGGCACCGACTCCAGCACCGCGCCCGCCACGTACCGGATGTACCGCGTCCGGCCATCAACCGGCAGCCCGCCGAGAGCCGCCTGGGCCATGCTGATCCCCTCGGCAACGTCGCCACGCCGCACCGCGGTGATCGCGCGATGCATCTGCACCTGTGCGACCTGCCGGGCCAGCGCCGCCGGCCGCGGCTGCGCGCTCGGGTACGCCTGCACCGCCTCCTCCTGCGCGCCGTCGGCACCCAGGTCGTTCAGCAGCGTGAGGACGAGCGACCTGGTGTGCAGTAGACGAGCCTCGGGCCAACCGAACACCGACAGCTCGTCCCTGACAACCTCGTCTGGCAGCTGCTCCGCGATGCGCGCCTGCTCGGCGAGCGCGGCCAGAGCGCTGGCGCGGTCGCCGCTCATGGCCGCGATGTGCGCCTGGGCGCCGTAGGCGCTGGCAGTCCCGCGGCACGGACGTCCCTGCGCCGCCGTCAGGGCGGCGTCGATGCGGGTCTGGATGAGCGGCAGGGGCCGCTGCTCGTAGAGCGCCTGGATCGCCTCGACCGCGTTGACGGCGGCCAGCAGGTCGCCCTCGTCGGCGCGGGCGGCGGAGCGGCGGGCGGACGCCCACCAGCGGCGGCTCTCGCGCTCGTTGCCGGCGTTGCCGAGGGCGTAGGCGAGAAGCATGGTCATGCGGGCGTTGACGCGCTCCCAGCCGCGGGCCTCGGCGGCGGGTGCGGCCATGGCGAGGCGTTGGACGGCGAGCAGGTCCTGAGAGAGGTCGGCGATGATGTCGGTGCGGGAGCGCACGGTGAGGGCGTACTCCCAGGCAAGCTCTTCCCATTCGGCGAGCTGGCTGGTGCCGACTCTGGCGTCCACGAGGTTTCTGAGGCTGTCGAGGCCGCCGAGGAGGTCGGTTGCTGGTCCTACGGTTCCGAGTGCTACGAGCCCGCTGAGGAGCTGCCGGCGTATGGCGTCCATGTCCCCGTCGCTGACTGAAATGGCCGATGTGACGCTGCAGGTGCGCAACTCGGTCAATTCTGACAAGTAGGCATGCAGCTTCGTCAACCGGCCATTGGCGTCCAATATGCTGTCGATCTTGCTGACGGCATCCCGTGGCGGCCGGTGCTGACCACGTTCCCATTTCCCCAAATGCGAAAAATCGGTCGGAATAGCAGCCGCGAGCGGCCTTAGAGTCATTCCGGCCTTTTCGCGCTCAAGGCGCATGATCGCCCCGAACAAGCCCCACACGGATGCGTCTGACGACGATGGTATGCCCACGTGTGTCCTCGCAATCCGTGGCGTCTGTGGCGTGCTGCTTCACGCCACGCCGCCACTCTGGCGGCGCCTCTCCGCTGCTGCCCACTATGGCATCACCACGCGTTACCACTCCGTCGCATTTAAACGCTTCGAGCGCGGTGATCGGTAGTCCCATAAACCACAGGAGGCGGCAATGATCGGTAGCGATGTATATATCCTTCTGAACGCCGCCGATCACAATGTCCGCCG includes:
- a CDS encoding DNA translocase FtsK — encoded protein: MRKTAPSVQLVQDASLERLVVSVVSKVGVLIPPWILVAVITGGAALSNLLWGELPAVAWAAVGCTLGTVALTALTWVITHQRRMLGRLHATLTTAAASTWFTTATITGLGTPVTYGSLFFGGATLAISWNLRTVIRMAAGDDVDAGGGDALARLFNKARDQAGLKGAKLRAIEATDHKVKGQVQLPPGEKTADDAIKATDRIESGMQLPLGSVTVARDDDRADRAFLTVSDPRAIRKPVPWPGPSAPGKSINLPLRIALYQDGDHVRFRFVGFHLQVMGATGSGKSIGGAWNMCAEIMTRHDAAIFSIDISKDDQTMGPLREGLHRFETSKAGAVDLIRSMHAAIPERTKWLAARGFTDWEEGCGLTYWYLHIEEIAKLVNELSAEDEERLGEILKEIRSAGGSVILSLQRADYTQIPTIFRSQMAKMCFGLKDPDDVKFGVSARQRKADVAPHEWEDHYPGMALLDARGIPTTHYAMPMRTYSWGSNSQEARTAMAAHAAAYPAAAKKVDSFTASLARIVSGPAPAPVPAGTEHDDGEQFAADFAELLADAAQLIIASQHATPAMLQRKLRIAWEDCLRLLEALQRKGVVGPAGQDSDARPVLVAADDAGARELVEQLRQDGDPVAAVLARTDDPEPTMTAGPDDVVQEPTEEEASALHADGPEKKMDPADARAMVYAWLRRRCEAGNPSFTATDDELTAVRRRTGLGRAWAYKVLDDLAARGVLQVSKAGSSKTFTIVDLGPLDRNE
- a CDS encoding GNAT family N-acetyltransferase, whose product is MGFVFHHMTGASARAVLSDPYVDIYLAIRTEPPYNAGPLYSRERFVERTAAQVERPGFELVASELDGRPAGFAFGMTMEAGRWWGGETTEPPSEVLDAPKFAVIELDLLPEHRGLGVGKRLLGELLDGRTEPWATLLSRPDTPAHGMYRRWGWRVVGTVRPAPDAVVADAMVVQLGVGAGIRG
- a CDS encoding helix-turn-helix domain-containing protein; amino-acid sequence: MGIPSSSDASVWGLFGAIMRLEREKAGMTLRPLAAAIPTDFSHLGKWERGQHRPPRDAVSKIDSILDANGRLTKLHAYLSELTELRTCSVTSAISVSDGDMDAIRRQLLSGLVALGTVGPATDLLGGLDSLRNLVDARVGTSQLAEWEELAWEYALTVRSRTDIIADLSQDLLAVQRLAMAAPAAEARGWERVNARMTMLLAYALGNAGNERESRRWWASARRSAARADEGDLLAAVNAVEAIQALYEQRPLPLIQTRIDAALTAAQGRPCRGTASAYGAQAHIAAMSGDRASALAALAEQARIAEQLPDEVVRDELSVFGWPEARLLHTRSLVLTLLNDLGADGAQEEAVQAYPSAQPRPAALARQVAQVQMHRAITAVRRGDVAEGISMAQAALGGLPVDGRTRYIRYVAGAVLESVPAVDRARPPAVEYKEYLQLPPGERT